GGAACGGCAAACGGGTCAGGACGACACATTCCAACGCTCTTCCGGGGACATCCACCCCTTGCCAGAAAGTCGAAGTTCCCATCAAGATCGAGTCCCTTACCTGCTTGAACACGTCGAGCAATACATATCGCGGCAGTTCGCCTTGTTTAAGTATCTTTACGTCCTCCCTCTCCTCCCTTATGGCGCCTGAAATCTGGTTCAGCATTTCATAACTCGTAAAGAGTACGAACATCCTCCCCTTCAATATGTCATAGATCTCCAGGACATGGTCCTTGACCTGTTCCCGAAATTTTCCGGCGGCGTCATTCGGGTCACTGATATTCCGCGGAACATATAAAAGCACCTGGTTCTCGTGGTCGAACGGGGAGTTCAATACAAGTTCCGCCGCGTCGCTTATCCCCAATCTTGAGCGGATAAACCCGAAATCGGCCTTTCCGTGACCATCCGGGCTCGTAAGTGTTGCTGATGTAAGGACCACGGGCGCTACCCTGCTAAAAAAAGCCCTTTCCATCTCTTCGCCCACATCGATCGGAGCACTTCTGAAAAAAACCTCTATAACGCCTTTTTTTTCGCGTGTTTCGGCCCAATACACATGTCTTATGTCCTCCTGGCCCGTTATGAACACCATATCCGTGGCCAGTCCGGCGCACTCCGCGCTGAGCGCGCTCGCCCTTTCAGGCATTTCTTCCAGAAAAGATATCCTGGCGCTATCCCTCCCATAAAATATCATGTCACAGGCCCGCCTTAATCCGTCGGCAAGGTCGACAAGACCGTCACGTAACTCACTAACGCTGAACATCTCAGGAGAGAACGAATATGGCCCGCTTCCCCTGCCGGTGAACATGCCGGCCGCGTGCGCGAAGAAACGTTCCGCGTATTTTTCCGTCATGGCCAGGCCCTCTTCAAGCTCCGTCACGTTCTCGAAAGAGTCTTTTAATATCCCCTTGCCTTCCTTGATGAAGTTCTTTATCTCCTTGAATAACCGTTCTGCGGTAACGCTTCCGGTACTGTGTGAAAAATGTGATGTGGCTACATCTTCCAGCATATGGGCCTCATCAAAGACCAGGGCATCATATTCGGGAAGTATCCTGCCGGACGCGGCATCATCGGAAAAGACCAGGGCGTGATTAGCCACCAGTATATGGGAATTCTCCTGCTCTATCCTGGCTTTTCGATAAGAACAGGAATCAGCGAACTGGCAGGCCCTCTGATGGCAGAGGCCGGACACCCGGCAAAATTCCGCCCAGACAGATGTGGTCGGCTGAAAGTCCAGGTCAGTTACCAGGCCGGAACGGGTATGTCTGGCCCACTCGATTATTCTTTCGGCTTCCTCCCTCTTTTTTCTGGACCTTGAGAACCTTGAACCGTCATATCCCTGGACTCTTCTGGCGCAGACATAGTTCTCTGATCCCATACATAAAGCGTACCGCAGGCGATCATTTATCGTATCCCTGAGAAAAGGCAGGTCTTTGACATATAACTGTGCCTGCAAGGCCTTCGTATATGTAGACACCACTACTTTTTTATTCTCACGTACGGCCCACTCCGTAAAAGGCACAAGATATGCCAGGCTCTTCCCGACCCCGGTACCAGCTTCCACTATCAGGTTATTCCCGAGCGATATCGCCTCTTCTATGGCGGACGCCATTTCCAGCTGTTGAGGCCTTAACTGGTAATTCTTCAAGGATCCGGACAGGGA
This genomic stretch from Candidatus Omnitrophota bacterium harbors:
- a CDS encoding ATP-dependent DNA helicase, with protein sequence MNYSESVFSEKGSLSGSLKNYQLRPQQLEMASAIEEAISLGNNLIVEAGTGVGKSLAYLVPFTEWAVRENKKVVVSTYTKALQAQLYVKDLPFLRDTINDRLRYALCMGSENYVCARRVQGYDGSRFSRSRKKREEAERIIEWARHTRSGLVTDLDFQPTTSVWAEFCRVSGLCHQRACQFADSCSYRKARIEQENSHILVANHALVFSDDAASGRILPEYDALVFDEAHMLEDVATSHFSHSTGSVTAERLFKEIKNFIKEGKGILKDSFENVTELEEGLAMTEKYAERFFAHAAGMFTGRGSGPYSFSPEMFSVSELRDGLVDLADGLRRACDMIFYGRDSARISFLEEMPERASALSAECAGLATDMVFITGQEDIRHVYWAETREKKGVIEVFFRSAPIDVGEEMERAFFSRVAPVVLTSATLTSPDGHGKADFGFIRSRLGISDAAELVLNSPFDHENQVLLYVPRNISDPNDAAGKFREQVKDHVLEIYDILKGRMFVLFTSYEMLNQISGAIREEREDVKILKQGELPRYVLLDVFKQVRDSILMGTSTFWQGVDVPGRALECVVLTRLPFPVPNEPVALARMDRIRQEGQDPFYAYQVPRAVMMFKQGFGRLIRSESDRGVVVVLDPRILTRPYGSRFLNGIPGCRLVRDASEVRNFFSQ